In Argiope bruennichi chromosome X1, qqArgBrue1.1, whole genome shotgun sequence, a single window of DNA contains:
- the LOC129958557 gene encoding protein artichoke-like, producing MVQRYSWLFFLCFLLPRLATSVDITENTEGILCTDSNNGINLPCLCFNDEINGTDIFCDGVIFLGDFPVLPHRHKIRSFSQRGSGLQSLEAQLFTASDIPLQKIDFSNNLLRRITERTFDGIEDTLKEINLSNNKLGDQLNALFSTGEFQRLTNLEKLDLSGNEIKEFQSGIFNGLTSLKELKLEKNFIITVPRSVIQGLKSLESLHLQSNYILDIGVHSFPNLANLQFLNLSSNDIQSVQNGAFIPLSNLKSLILSNNQMQNLDSGFLDGLHLLEYLDLSQNLLEILPLDIDASPSLRTLILYSNKIRSLSRIPLNKFKSLEYLDLRRNRIYEIPPNAFIHLNNLKELHLDINAVRKITNGMFVGLENLSDLTLNDNRILAFPSEPLNVFKNLKKLNLDYNRIAAISKEILAPANKNKELSLAFNLISEIPDGTFMDFKNLELLNLHGNKISNFSNSKTEGLAHSLLFLDIGYNEITELPKLPFSNLLIFSIAKNKISRISTDNFASLTKIIYLNASYNMLSEFSPDLFISLVNMENLDLQHNLLTQIPSGAFKGLPVIEINLRNNLLPEINENAFEDLMKLKSLDLSFNKIERISVNAFNNLPSLETLYLKGNVLSAFRGDEILGSTDLRTLILSNNKINNLYSKTFTLLSKIEYLDLSFNELTFFPREALSSLASLKRIILQGNKLNAIGDGYFSNMPHLKQIDLQNNVIESVGEFAFQNSSNLRKIFLQDNRISALHENTFVGLNRLELDLSKNSITSFPSNIFSRAKGLKLEKINIAENNIRDFPNEALKKQYSFLEKVNISHNNIRSLPSNADVLVNIKELDLSYNPLLPDAHYVLFGEPKSVRKLYVQGVDLSHLPIIECPFLRHLNVNGNKISQVNNNAFDRTNMLTNLDLSHNMITDIATNVAPALMKLPYLQELDLSGNPIRRISKTDFNRFFHLRHLKISNLKDVSEINCDSLHNLPRLRQLRMFGFQYLQQINIKQCLQNMTSLDVLEIEMIDSHLKDQLQAIFSPRLDTLSVRGRRLRSVSTSAFAGMLSPLIKIQLTETSIDTFTDKIFLPLPLSSKIEFDISNNKIQRLTPEMLSILDNKQVDIIVQGVNSNPINCDCNIHFFWQWLHDKTNASVNRHQGYGMLSTLMCSGPSRLKNQKIQDLKLDDLICDESSSFRSTETTSDMSTFTTSVVKETTSNREHPFIIFEQPVTKKPSVPFSYVPASDTRSTLTKVDTMIIGIVAGVVAFVCILIIIICIIRLRRAHPLYTAGPLAGPLAFRAQGKCTCLKPPPNNCTCYPMYSLPYAGRPSLLPNSQHKMLPSSLPPPPDFLTTGQSGRLRNTPYFVTYPDSDNENK from the exons ATGGTTCAAAGGTATTCATGGCTGTTTTTTCTATGCTTCTTGCTACCAAGGCTTGCAACTTCAGTAGATATTACTGAAAATACCGAAGGAATATTGTGTACAGACTCAAATAATGGTATTAACTTGCCTTGTCTGTGTTTTAATGATGAGATTAATGGAACAGATATTTTTTGTGATGGTGTAATATTCCTTGGTGATTTTCCTGTTCTCCCACACAG ACACAAAATACGTTCTTTCTCTCAAAGAGGTTCTGGCCTTCAGAGTCTAGAAGCTCAGCTATTTACAGCAAGTGATATTCCTCTGCAAaagattgatttttcaaataacttgTTGCGAAGAATTACTGAAAGAACTTTCGATGGAATTGAGGACACCttgaaagaaataaatcttaGCAATAATAAGCTGGGTGATCAACTGAATGCTCTTTTTTCTACTGGAGAGTTTCAAAGATTAACAAACCTCGAAAAGTTGGATCTCtcaggaaatgaaataaaagagttTCAATCTGGAATTTTCAATGGATTAACCAGTCTTAAG gaattgaaacttgaaaaaaatttcatcatcacTGTACCAAGATCGGTTATACAAGGTCTGAAATCATTGGAATCTCTTCATCTTCAGTCAAATTACATTCTGGACATTGGTGTTCATTCTTTTCCAAATCTCGCAAATCTTCAGTTTCTGAACTTAAGTTCAAATGATATTCAGAGTGTGCAAAACGGGGCTTTTATACCGCTTTCCAATCTGAAATCTCTCATATTATCAAATAATCAGATGCAAAATTTAGATTCAGGATTTCTAGATGGTCTTCACCTCTTAGAATACCTTGATTTGTCAcaaaatttgttggaaattttaCCTTTAGATATTGATGCAAGCCCATCTCTCAGAACATTAATCTTGTATTCAAATAAGATCCGATCTTTAAGTcgtattcctttaaataaattcaaatcgcTTGAATATTTAGATCTTCGACGGAATAGAATTTATGAAATACCACctaatgcatttattcatttgaacAATCTGAAAGAGCTCCATTTAGATATAAATGCTGTTAGAAAAATAACCAATGGAATGTTCGTAGGTTTAGAGAATCTTTCCGATTTAACATTGAATGATAACAGAATTTTAGCATTTCCATCGGAGCCTTTGAATGTGTTCAAAAATCTAAAGAAGCTGAATTTGGATTATAACAGAATCGCAgcaatttctaaagaaattttggcacctgcaaataaaaataaagaactttcacttgcatttaatttgattagtgAAATACCAGATGGTACATTTATGGATTTCAAAAACTTGGAATTGCTTAATCTTCATGGgaataaaattagcaatttttctaACAGTAAAACGGAAGGATTAGCTCATTCCTTGTTATTCTTAGATATAGGTTATAATGAAATTACTGAACTGCCAAAGCTTCCTTTTTCGAATCTACTGATCTTTTCGattgccaaaaataaaatatctcgaATCAGTACAGACAATTTTGCATCATTGACAAAGATTATATACTTGAATGCAAGTTATAATATGCTTTCTGAATTTTCTCCCGATTTATTTATAAGTCTTGTGAATATGGAGAATTTAGATTTACAACACAATCTTTTAACTCAGATTCCATCTGGTGCCTTTAAAGGTTTGcctgtaattgaaataaatttaagaaacaatctCCTtccagaaataaatgaaaatgcctTTGAAGacctaatgaaattaaaaagcttAGATCTaagttttaacaaaattgaaagaatatcCGTAAATGCATTTAACAATTTACCAAGTTTGGAAACTTTATATCTTAAGGGAAATGTTCTTTCTGCTTTTAGAGGTGATGAAATATTAGGTAGTACAGATTTACGTActcttattttaagtaataacaAGATTAATAACCTTTACTCAAAGACTTTTACTTTGCTTtccaaaattgaatatttagatCTGAGTTTCAATGAACTAACATTCTTCCCCCGTGAAGCTCTCAGCAGTCTTGCATCTTTGAAACGAATAATTCTTCAGGGTAATAAATTGAATGCTATTGGTGATGGCTATTTTTCAAATATGCCTCATTTGAAACAAATTGATCTTCAGAATAACGTAATTGAATCTGTGGGAGagtttgcatttcaaaattcttcgaatttgagaaaaatatttttacaagataatCGAATCTCAGCCCTTCATGAAAATACATTTGTTGGCTTAAATAGATTGGAGTTAGATCTAAGCAAAAATAGTATTACTAGTTTCCCTAGTAATATCTTTTCCCGAGCTAAAGGtttgaaacttgaaaaaataaatatagcagaAAATAATATACGAGATTTCCCCAATGAAGCTTTGAAAAAACAATATTCGTTTTTAGAGAAAGTGAATATTTCACATAATAATATTAGAAGTTTGCCTTCTAATGCTGATGTGTTAGTTAACATAAAAGAATTAGATCTTTCTTATAATCCACTTTTGCCAGATGCTCATTATGTGCTGTTTGGAGAGCCTAAAAGTGTGAGGAAATTGTATGTCCAAGGTGTGGATCTATCGCATTTGCCTATCATTGAATGTCCTTTCTTGAGGCATTTGAAtgtgaatggaaataaaatatcacaagTAAATAACAACGCTTTTGACCGAACTAATATGCTTACTAATTTGGATTTGTCCCATAATATGATAACAGACATTGCTACAAATGTAGCTCCTGCTTTGATGAAACTGCCGTATTTGCAAGAGTTAGATTTATCTGGAAATCCCATTAGACgtatttcaaaaactgattttaatcGCTTCTTTCATTTAAGACatcttaaaatttccaatttgaaaGATGTTAGTGAAATTAATTGTGATAGTTTGCATAATCTGCCTCGCCTTCGCCAACTTCGAATGTTTGGTTTTCAGTACTTGCAACAGATTAATATTAAGCAGTGTCTGCAAAACATGACTAGTTTAGATGTGCTGGAAATTGAAATGATAGATTCGCATTTGAAGGATCAGCTACAAGCTATATTTTCTCCAAGATTAGATACTCTTTCTGTTAGAGGTCGACGCTTGAGATCAGTTTCAACTAGTGCATTTGCTGGTATGCTCAgtcctttaataaaaatacagcttACTGAAACGTCAATTGATACTTTTactgataaaatttttcttcctctacctctttcttcaaaaattgagtttgatatttcaaacaataagatTCAACGTTTAACTCCAGAAATGCTGTCGATTCTGGACAATAAACAAGTTGATATTATTGTACAAGGTGTCAATTCAAATCCCATTAACTGCGATTGCAATATTCATTTCTTCTGGCAGTGGCTTCATGATAAAACGAATGCATCTGTTAACAGACATCAAGGATATGGTATGCTAAGCACATTAATGTGCTCTGGCCCAAGTAGATTGAAAAACCAAAAGATACAAGACCTGAAATTGGATGATTTAATTTGTGACGAATCCTCATCTTTTAGAAGCACTGAGACAACTTCTGATATGTCTACATTTACTACGTCTGTTGTGAAAGAAACGACTTCAAACAGAGAACAtccatttattatatttgagCAGCCAGTCACAAAAAAACCATCAGTGCCATTTTCATATGTTCCTGCCAGTGATACTCGTAGTACTTTGACCAAAGTGGATACTATGATAATTGGTATTGTAGCTGGAGTTGTTGCTTTTGTTTGcattcttataattataatttgtatcaTTCGGCTTCGTCGAGCTCATCCACTTTATACTGCTGGACCTTTGGCTGGACCATTAGCTTTTCGGGCACAAGGAAAATGTACTTGCTTGAAACCTCCTCCAAATAACTGCACTTGTTACCCCATGTATTCTTTACCTTACGCTGGTCGACCATCTTTGTTGCCAAATTCACAGCATAAAATGCTACCATCATCACTACCTCCTCCGCCTGATTTTTTGACTACTGGGCAATCAGGACGATTAAGAAACACACCATATTTTGTTACTTATCCTGACAGTGATAATGAGAATAAATAA